GCTGATTGGCCGGGATTTAAGTTTGCCAAAAAAAGGGGGGTGTCGGAGCGGTATGTCCGGGAAGCAGAAAAAAGGCCCCGGCAAACTCCCCCGGGGCTGGAGCCGATTCGGTTCAGCCGAGCCGGGCCAGGGCGGCCCGCAGCCGGTTCATGCCCTTGGCAATGGTTTCCATGGAGACGGCAAAGGAGAAGCGGATAAAGGGGTCGGCGCCAAAGGCGATCCCCGGGACGCTGGCGATTCGCGCCTCATCCAGGAGATAATCGGCCAGGTCAAGGGAGTTGTTGATCGGCCGGCCGTTGAAGCTGCGGCCGTAGTAGGCGGAAAAGTTGGGAAACAGGTAAAAGGCGCCCCTGGGTATGACGCAGGAGACATTGTCAAGCGAGGTCAGTCGCTTGACAAAAAAATCACGCCGGGGCAGAAAGGCGTCCCGCATCATGGCCGGGAAATCCTGGGGGCCGGTCAGGGCCGCCAGGGCCGCCTTCTGGGCCACTGACGAGGGATTGGAGGTGGACTGGCTCTGGACCTTGTTCATCGCGGCAATTATCGGTTGCGGGCCGACTGTATAGCCGATCCGCCAGCCGGTCATGGCAAAGGATTTTGAGACTCCGTTCAGGATCAGGGTCTGGTCCTTCAGGCGTGGCTCCACCTCCAGAATATGGGGCAGGGGATCGTTGCCATAGGTGATGGTGTCGTAGATATCATCGCTGATAATGATCCAGCCCCGTTCCAGGGCCATCCTGGCCACCGCCTCCAGGGCCCTGGCGCTGAATATCGAACCAATGGGATTGGAGGGACTGTTCAGGATGATCGCCCGGGTCCGGTTGGTGGCGAACTTTTCGAGCATGGCCGGGTCGAGGTCGAAACCATCCGCCTCGGCCAGGGGAACGAACACCGGGGTGCCGCCGGCCAGTTGGACGATGGGCGGGTAGGAGACCCAGTAGGGGGTGGGGATCAATACCTCGTCCCCGGGATTGATCAGGACCTGGGCCATGTTGTAGAGGCCGTGCTTGCCGCCGCAGCATACCTGGACCTGATCCGGTTCGTAGGTCCAGCCGTGGTCAACGGCCAGCCGGTCGACCACGGCCCGGCGCAGTTCCAGGATGCCGGGTACCGCGGTGTAGCGGGTAAAGCCGGCGTCAATGGCAGCCTTGCCCGCCTCGCAGACATGGGGCGGAGTGCCGAAGTCCGGCTCACCGACACTGAAGTTGAGAATATCGGCCCCCGCGGCCTTGAGGGCCTTGGCCTTGGCATTCACCGCCAGGGTCGGTGAAGGTTTGATCTGGGCCACCCGCTCTGCCAAAGTTAATGAAAAAGACTCCATCCGGCATCACCTTTGCGTGAGTTTATCTGAAATTCGCCACAACGTACCCCCTTGCCACGGCCGGAGTGACGCCTTTCCTTGATTATTGTTTCGTTATGGTTGCAGCCTGAAATTCGGTCCGGCCGTGCCGGTCAATAATGCACCTCTTTGAGAAACAGGCCGCGGGCCGGTGCGGTCGGTCCTGCCGCGGCCCGGTTCCTGGCCGCGATAACCGACATGAATTCATCCGGGCTTCGCTGGCCCCGGCCGACCTGCAA
This genomic interval from Desulfobacterales bacterium contains the following:
- a CDS encoding pyridoxal phosphate-dependent aminotransferase, producing MESFSLTLAERVAQIKPSPTLAVNAKAKALKAAGADILNFSVGEPDFGTPPHVCEAGKAAIDAGFTRYTAVPGILELRRAVVDRLAVDHGWTYEPDQVQVCCGGKHGLYNMAQVLINPGDEVLIPTPYWVSYPPIVQLAGGTPVFVPLAEADGFDLDPAMLEKFATNRTRAIILNSPSNPIGSIFSARALEAVARMALERGWIIISDDIYDTITYGNDPLPHILEVEPRLKDQTLILNGVSKSFAMTGWRIGYTVGPQPIIAAMNKVQSQSTSNPSSVAQKAALAALTGPQDFPAMMRDAFLPRRDFFVKRLTSLDNVSCVIPRGAFYLFPNFSAYYGRSFNGRPINNSLDLADYLLDEARIASVPGIAFGADPFIRFSFAVSMETIAKGMNRLRAALARLG